The following proteins are co-located in the Triticum aestivum cultivar Chinese Spring chromosome 1A, IWGSC CS RefSeq v2.1, whole genome shotgun sequence genome:
- the LOC123057007 gene encoding uncharacterized protein — translation MAALRHAARGLIGGQAQAVRKAVASPLLAHRGRTASFPLLRSLSSSSSSNGAAAAAQTRSRNSSSADSEPVYVRVEPQPDPETARLMAEMDTRKQQLFDLLADMDMRRPRPTYTCTADVYEVNPTASSDTPVLIPITPSDANVE, via the exons ATGGCCGCGCTCCGACACGCGGCGAGGGGGCTCATCGGCGGCCAAGCGCAGGCGGTCCGCAAGGCCGTCGCCTCGCCGCTGCTCGCCCACCGCGGCCGAACAGCCTCGTTTCCTCTGCTGCGATctctgtcctcctcctcctcctccaatggcgccgccgccgccgcccaaacccGCAGCCGCAACTCATCGTCCGCCGACAGCGAGCCTGTGTACGTCCGAGTTGAGCCACAGCCCGACCCCGAGACAGCCCGGCTGATGGCGGAGATGGACACCAGGAAGCAGCAGCTCTTCGACCTGCTCGCCGACATGGACATGAGGCGCCCACGTCCTACGTACACGTGCACGGCGGATGTATATGAGGTTAATCCCACCGCCTCTTCGGACACCCCGGTGCTAATCCCGATCACCCCCTCTG ATGCCAATGTCGAGTAA